Proteins from a genomic interval of Gordonia sp. SL306:
- a CDS encoding DUF3093 domain-containing protein, whose amino-acid sequence MTEPDESRPDDEANEIPDVAETADESDTTAEAADDTAADDTAADDTAADDTAADEPSPTPEPAEPVDEGEVLFYEPGGSWWVVSIGPILIGAVLAMEIAGPGQVHWPVMMIFAVILVGFSLVQVHAARTHVSVRLTEATLQQGTRKLPLTDIAKIYPENNGPEHQTWESARALGELPAVPRRRKGVGVKLADGGLAQAWARDVGRFRDELTVAHQAAQMGLPPRGRRDDS is encoded by the coding sequence GTGACCGAACCGGACGAGTCGCGCCCCGACGACGAGGCGAACGAGATCCCCGACGTCGCGGAGACCGCTGACGAGTCAGACACCACGGCCGAGGCCGCCGACGACACTGCGGCCGACGACACTGCGGCCGACGACACTGCGGCCGACGACACTGCGGCCGACGAACCGTCCCCCACGCCCGAGCCTGCCGAGCCGGTCGACGAGGGCGAGGTGCTGTTCTACGAACCCGGCGGCAGCTGGTGGGTGGTGTCGATCGGCCCGATCCTGATCGGCGCCGTACTCGCGATGGAGATCGCCGGACCCGGCCAGGTCCACTGGCCGGTGATGATGATCTTCGCGGTGATCCTCGTCGGCTTCTCCCTCGTACAGGTCCACGCGGCCCGCACCCATGTCAGCGTCCGCCTCACCGAGGCGACCCTGCAGCAGGGCACGCGCAAGCTGCCGTTGACCGACATCGCGAAGATCTATCCCGAGAACAACGGTCCCGAGCATCAGACGTGGGAGAGTGCACGGGCGCTGGGTGAACTCCCCGCCGTGCCCCGCCGCCGCAAGGGGGTTGGCGTGAAGCTTGCCGACGGCGGGCTCGCCCAGGCCTGGGCCCGCGACGTCGGGCGGTTCCGCGACGAACTGACCGTCGCCCACCAGGCGGCGCAGATGGGATTGCCGCCGCGCGGCAGACGCGACGACAGCTGA
- a CDS encoding alpha/beta fold hydrolase: protein MTVGVELVGDIVLIPGMMCDDQLWEDMEPHLPEGARVHHAALRGDSISAVAENILAEAPLRFTVVGLSLGGIVAMHLAVCAPERIAGMVVLSSNARAPRPDQFRGWRESKMRLANGASSGAEQQRILGSLVSAKSISADPTLIDRVVGMAERIGSASTMAQLAAQESRRDYLDDLAGITCPALIVAGGEDPLCPGRVMRNIAERLPNSAFELVVDSGHLTPMEHPRVTGEIIAEWFDSHIRTSGCIERESSRL from the coding sequence GTGACGGTCGGCGTCGAGCTCGTCGGCGACATCGTTCTGATCCCGGGAATGATGTGCGACGACCAGTTGTGGGAGGACATGGAACCTCACCTACCGGAAGGGGCTCGCGTTCATCACGCGGCATTGCGCGGCGATTCGATCTCGGCTGTAGCTGAGAACATTCTTGCCGAGGCGCCTCTGCGATTCACGGTTGTGGGGCTGTCCTTGGGCGGCATCGTCGCGATGCACCTCGCCGTATGCGCCCCGGAACGTATCGCTGGGATGGTAGTCCTTTCCAGCAACGCGCGAGCACCGCGTCCCGACCAGTTCCGCGGTTGGCGTGAATCGAAGATGCGCCTCGCCAACGGCGCATCGTCCGGGGCGGAACAGCAGCGAATCCTCGGGAGTCTTGTGTCGGCGAAGTCGATCAGTGCGGATCCGACGTTGATCGATCGTGTCGTCGGCATGGCCGAGCGTATCGGCTCCGCAAGCACGATGGCTCAGCTGGCGGCGCAGGAATCGCGTCGCGATTATCTGGACGATCTGGCTGGGATCACCTGCCCGGCCCTGATCGTGGCTGGTGGTGAGGACCCGCTGTGTCCGGGTCGGGTGATGCGGAACATTGCCGAGCGACTGCCGAACTCTGCGTTTGAGCTGGTTGTCGACAGCGGGCACCTGACACCGATGGAGCATCCAAGGGTGACTGGTGAAATCATCGCGGAATGGTTCGATTCACACATCCGGACCAGTGGTTGCATCGAGCGAGAATCGTCGCGGTTGTAG
- a CDS encoding aldo/keto reductase: MTTASSSVQVSLPGTDLTVSRLCLGGNRFGSALDDDESFALLDAFAELGGNFIDTAHVYADWIRDAERSCSEKTLGRWMASRGCRSAFVVATKGGHHDLSESSVPRLGRAALRADAYASVENLGGEPIDVYYLHRDDPARPIGDILTTLEELVDEGAIRHYAASNLSADRLMSAIRHAEESGIRGFVANQLEWSLAVPRPESVAPDLTCMDAQFFEIHRSGGMPAVPYSAQAKGYFDKMGSGAELPETVRRYDTPRNARAAEELNEVAGRYHVTATCLALRGLLEADFPTVPVVGCRTVSQLTESWAALDLSLEADDAARLSALALPTVTTF, from the coding sequence ATGACCACCGCATCTTCCTCGGTTCAGGTTTCGCTGCCTGGGACCGATCTCACCGTGTCGCGACTGTGTCTCGGCGGCAACCGGTTCGGCTCGGCACTCGACGATGACGAATCATTCGCGCTGCTGGACGCATTCGCGGAGTTGGGTGGGAACTTCATCGACACCGCACATGTGTACGCCGACTGGATTCGCGATGCGGAGCGCAGCTGTAGTGAGAAGACCTTGGGTCGGTGGATGGCGTCGCGTGGTTGTCGCTCCGCCTTCGTGGTGGCCACCAAAGGCGGGCATCACGATTTATCGGAGTCCTCGGTCCCGCGGTTGGGGCGTGCGGCTCTGCGCGCCGATGCCTACGCGAGTGTCGAGAACCTCGGTGGTGAGCCGATCGACGTCTACTATCTGCATCGTGACGACCCCGCACGTCCCATAGGGGACATCCTGACGACGCTCGAGGAGCTTGTCGATGAAGGCGCGATCCGTCATTACGCGGCAAGTAATCTCAGCGCCGACCGCCTGATGTCGGCGATCCGCCACGCAGAGGAGTCCGGGATCCGGGGCTTCGTGGCGAATCAGCTCGAGTGGAGCCTCGCCGTACCCCGGCCGGAGAGCGTCGCTCCGGATCTCACGTGCATGGACGCACAGTTCTTCGAGATCCATCGGTCCGGCGGTATGCCGGCCGTACCTTACTCCGCGCAGGCCAAGGGGTACTTCGACAAGATGGGCTCCGGAGCGGAACTGCCTGAAACGGTGCGCCGGTACGACACCCCGCGCAATGCGCGGGCCGCCGAGGAATTGAACGAGGTGGCCGGCAGGTACCACGTGACGGCGACGTGCCTTGCGCTGCGCGGACTGCTCGAGGCCGACTTCCCAACGGTTCCCGTCGTCGGGTGCCGCACAGTGTCCCAATTGACCGAAAGCTGGGCAGCGCTGGACCTTTCGCTCGAGGCCGACGATGCTGCGCGGCTGAGCGCACTCGCCCTTCCCACCGTCACGACATTCTGA
- a CDS encoding NAD(P)-dependent oxidoreductase produces MDNSLVVGFIGLGRMGAPMVANLLSAGHQVVVYDIDRDKCAKLSAMGAKTGETPAAVAKRSDLTISMIMNDAILREVALGVDGVIHGAGRGHLFLDLSTTSPKATTEVAAAMEGAGVDFLCGRVAGSIGLAEKGELTVFASGDNSAFDRAEPALNVLGSRVLYVGEGTVAAYLKLVHSAIVGAYAALIGEALTLGEIGGVDMSQMLDILTEGPLGSIQLSLKAPMLKERSFTDPPSDIDTAAKDLDLVLAAGRDSAVPMVLTSSVRQLMTQRQAAGLGKQDIWSILETFESMAGLDVSETGAAHR; encoded by the coding sequence ATGGACAACTCTCTCGTAGTCGGCTTCATTGGTCTCGGACGAATGGGCGCCCCGATGGTGGCCAATCTGCTCAGCGCCGGCCATCAGGTGGTCGTCTATGACATCGATCGGGACAAATGCGCGAAACTCTCGGCGATGGGCGCAAAGACCGGAGAGACCCCGGCGGCGGTCGCCAAGAGGTCCGACCTGACGATCTCGATGATCATGAACGACGCCATCCTCCGCGAGGTCGCTCTCGGTGTCGATGGCGTCATCCACGGCGCCGGCCGGGGGCACCTGTTCCTCGACCTCAGTACCACCTCGCCCAAAGCCACTACCGAGGTTGCCGCCGCAATGGAAGGCGCAGGCGTCGACTTCCTATGCGGCCGGGTCGCCGGCAGCATCGGGCTCGCAGAGAAGGGGGAGCTCACCGTCTTTGCCTCGGGTGACAACTCTGCGTTCGATCGCGCAGAGCCGGCGCTGAACGTCCTCGGCTCACGTGTTCTCTACGTAGGCGAGGGTACGGTTGCCGCGTACCTCAAACTCGTGCACAGCGCGATCGTGGGCGCGTACGCGGCTCTCATCGGCGAGGCGCTCACCCTGGGCGAGATAGGCGGGGTGGACATGTCGCAGATGCTCGACATCCTGACCGAAGGTCCGCTGGGGTCGATCCAGCTGTCTCTGAAAGCCCCGATGCTCAAGGAGCGCAGCTTTACCGATCCTCCGTCGGACATTGACACCGCAGCAAAGGATCTCGACCTTGTTCTGGCCGCGGGGCGCGACAGCGCAGTTCCCATGGTCCTCACCTCGTCGGTGCGGCAGCTGATGACCCAGAGGCAGGCTGCAGGTCTGGGAAAACAGGACATCTGGTCGATTCTCGAGACATTCGAGTCGATGGCCGGACTCGACGTCTCGGAGACCGGAGCCGCCCACCGATGA
- a CDS encoding FadR/GntR family transcriptional regulator: protein MVDGKRECEFVSQVDVPSLTRVERRQPASVELAHRLIEYLLSGQVPPGGKIPSERALSETLDVGRSAVREALKSLTLLGLLDVRQGDGTYLAASSSDLLPRIIEWGLLLGERRVKDLTEARAEVEVILAGLAAKRRSAEGLEELRVIVDEMREADTDLAKYIAADVQFHLKIAELSGNSVLAGVLSSIRSLLQVWTNRVITAMGETRSSLAVHVPIFEAIEEGDAEAARAAMFAHMRSANRNLAHTIEQ, encoded by the coding sequence GTGGTGGACGGTAAGAGGGAGTGTGAGTTCGTGTCGCAAGTGGATGTGCCGAGCCTGACGCGAGTGGAGCGACGTCAGCCGGCGAGTGTGGAACTCGCCCATCGGCTGATCGAGTATCTGCTGTCTGGTCAAGTCCCGCCGGGGGGGAAGATACCGTCTGAACGCGCGCTCTCGGAGACGTTGGACGTCGGACGTTCGGCAGTACGTGAAGCCTTGAAGTCACTCACCCTGCTCGGATTGCTGGATGTCCGACAGGGCGACGGCACCTATCTCGCCGCGTCGAGTTCGGATCTGCTGCCCCGCATTATCGAATGGGGACTCCTGCTTGGTGAGCGACGCGTGAAAGACCTCACCGAGGCCCGCGCGGAGGTCGAAGTGATCTTGGCCGGTCTGGCCGCGAAACGGCGGTCAGCGGAAGGGCTCGAGGAGCTACGCGTCATCGTTGACGAGATGAGAGAAGCCGACACGGATCTAGCCAAATACATTGCGGCCGATGTGCAATTCCACCTCAAGATCGCTGAGCTGAGTGGTAACAGCGTACTTGCCGGTGTGTTGTCCAGTATTCGATCGTTACTGCAGGTCTGGACCAACAGGGTAATCACGGCGATGGGTGAGACCCGGTCCTCGCTGGCAGTGCACGTCCCGATCTTCGAGGCGATCGAAGAGGGTGACGCCGAGGCCGCCCGCGCTGCCATGTTCGCGCACATGCGCAGCGCCAATCGGAATCTGGCCCACACCATCGAGCAGTAG
- a CDS encoding MFS transporter, translated as MLENHLIARRSKSTMEVPLATQTKTVPPPTTGGARPADPKVSLRKPVLAGTVGNFIEQFDYGIYGFLAPYMATSFFPGHDDTAAMLGVYAGFAASFLVRPFGGIVFGRFGDRLGRRNALAVAIILMGALTTLIGVLPSYAAVGFAATMFLLVVRLLQGLVQGGEYAGAVAFIVEYADAKRRGFYTSFLSVSVFLGLLCGAGISALVATFASDGQMETWGWRIPFLLAMPLTLVGLFLRLRIPETPEFRALQEEQRRASEEGAPDQVIASRPVVDALQNQWKPILIFAGFAITNAVLSYTWMTFLPGYLQGDDVNMPKAQALATNFIALAVLLPLLVVSGMVVDRIGRKPMLLAACISTFVCIPVAFKILLAHTFAAALVAQLIYMIPIMFISVALTVSMAEMFPTKVRYSASAMAYNLGFGIFGGTAPLVATFLVSATGTIWSVPIYVCAIASISLVCVALGFRETRGTVLAADKYHR; from the coding sequence ATGCTCGAAAACCATCTGATAGCAAGACGATCCAAGTCCACCATGGAGGTTCCGTTGGCCACGCAAACCAAAACAGTTCCGCCGCCGACCACCGGAGGTGCGCGACCGGCCGATCCGAAGGTCTCCCTGCGCAAGCCGGTTCTTGCCGGAACCGTTGGCAACTTCATCGAACAGTTCGACTACGGCATCTACGGCTTCCTCGCCCCATACATGGCCACGTCGTTCTTTCCCGGGCATGACGACACCGCCGCTATGCTGGGCGTCTATGCGGGCTTCGCGGCCTCATTCCTCGTCCGGCCTTTCGGCGGAATCGTCTTCGGTAGGTTTGGTGACAGATTGGGTCGGCGAAACGCGCTGGCCGTTGCCATCATCTTGATGGGCGCGCTTACGACATTGATCGGCGTTCTCCCCAGCTACGCCGCAGTGGGATTCGCCGCGACTATGTTCCTGCTGGTGGTACGGCTGTTGCAGGGCCTGGTGCAGGGTGGTGAGTACGCAGGTGCAGTCGCCTTCATCGTCGAATACGCGGACGCCAAGAGGCGCGGGTTCTACACGAGCTTTCTGTCGGTGAGTGTGTTTCTCGGATTGCTTTGCGGTGCGGGGATTTCGGCGTTGGTGGCCACCTTCGCCAGCGATGGTCAGATGGAGACGTGGGGGTGGAGGATTCCCTTTTTGCTGGCGATGCCGTTGACTCTTGTGGGGCTGTTTCTCCGCTTGCGCATCCCGGAGACACCTGAATTCCGCGCTCTTCAAGAGGAACAGCGGCGGGCCAGCGAAGAGGGGGCGCCCGACCAGGTCATCGCCAGCCGGCCGGTAGTGGATGCGCTTCAGAATCAGTGGAAGCCGATTCTCATCTTCGCGGGCTTCGCGATCACAAACGCAGTGTTGTCGTATACCTGGATGACGTTCCTGCCAGGATATTTGCAAGGCGACGATGTGAACATGCCCAAGGCGCAGGCGCTCGCCACGAACTTCATCGCGCTTGCCGTCCTCCTGCCTTTGTTGGTCGTCTCCGGAATGGTGGTGGATCGTATCGGGCGCAAACCCATGCTGTTGGCTGCCTGTATCAGTACGTTCGTCTGTATTCCTGTCGCGTTCAAGATCCTCCTTGCACACACATTTGCAGCGGCGCTGGTGGCCCAGCTGATCTACATGATTCCCATCATGTTCATCTCCGTCGCTCTGACCGTCAGCATGGCCGAGATGTTCCCGACCAAGGTTCGGTACAGCGCGAGTGCGATGGCCTACAATCTGGGATTCGGAATATTCGGTGGCACAGCGCCATTGGTGGCCACGTTCCTCGTGTCCGCGACCGGTACGATCTGGTCGGTGCCGATCTATGTCTGCGCGATCGCATCGATCTCTCTGGTGTGTGTCGCACTCGGCTTCCGTGAGACGCGTGGCACCGTGCTGGCTGCCGACAAATACCACCGCTGA
- a CDS encoding HpcH/HpaI aldolase family protein, producing the protein MSKRLVAANAWISSDSRYAAEALSYAGFDSVTVDLQHGMFGIDTAVSLLQAISAGPAVPMVRCSRLDGAEIGKLLDAGAYGIICPSIDDAEQCRDFVGACRYPPVGTRSFGPSRGLLYGGPDYVDHANDSVLTWAMIESRSALDNLDEIAAVEGLDGIYIGPNDLAMSLGERPGGAMPESVREAIRRAVQVARARGIFVGAFCGGEDAAADMVDCGMDLVTPGNDISFLRDAANRRLSVIRRLTTLVSDASGY; encoded by the coding sequence ATGTCGAAGCGGCTTGTGGCCGCGAATGCCTGGATCTCCAGCGACAGCAGGTATGCGGCCGAGGCGCTCTCCTATGCAGGCTTCGACAGTGTGACCGTGGATCTGCAACACGGCATGTTCGGCATCGACACCGCCGTGTCGTTGCTGCAGGCCATCTCGGCCGGCCCTGCGGTGCCGATGGTGCGCTGCTCCCGACTCGACGGAGCCGAGATCGGAAAGCTTCTCGACGCCGGTGCTTACGGCATCATCTGCCCGTCGATCGATGACGCCGAACAGTGTCGTGACTTTGTCGGTGCCTGCCGGTACCCGCCGGTGGGGACCCGTAGTTTTGGTCCGTCGCGCGGACTCCTTTATGGGGGCCCCGACTACGTTGATCACGCGAATGATTCGGTGCTGACATGGGCGATGATCGAATCACGCTCCGCACTCGACAATCTCGACGAGATTGCGGCAGTCGAAGGACTGGATGGTATCTACATTGGCCCCAACGATCTGGCCATGTCGCTCGGTGAGCGTCCGGGCGGCGCCATGCCAGAGTCGGTTCGGGAAGCCATCAGGCGAGCAGTGCAGGTAGCTCGCGCGCGCGGCATCTTTGTCGGTGCGTTCTGTGGTGGAGAGGATGCTGCGGCCGACATGGTCGACTGCGGCATGGACCTCGTCACTCCGGGCAATGACATCTCGTTCCTACGAGATGCAGCCAATCGCCGGCTCAGTGTGATTCGCCGGCTGACGACCCTAGTCTCCGATGCGAGCGGTTACTGA
- a CDS encoding ester cyclase: protein MIELSKSAYAPYADPEDYILQWTDRIWEPRGMGQIRDHYRHDIPVHGAYGTIVGNEPIIQACLQKNAAYPHRLFTGEDVIWEARDEDTWISSHRIINCGKQEGFWQYGPPTFKHTVSRNIAVCLVRDAMVAEEWVVRDEWAVVEQSGHDVQAVGRQIAFSPSIGLLGEKGRAGLLGDAPSNPLVEGVSGCRPETDCDEDDFVVAMVDEVWNQHLRNLVPDYFGRDIIIETTRYRTHARGDGYKTELDHLFGPFPDAQVQIYDVAFNEDSFHGTRVSVVWVLNGTYSGVPQYGPVTNSPVEIFGVSHFQFRDGKIIREWRVYDELAVLAQVARARGDEPTGV, encoded by the coding sequence ATGATCGAGTTGAGCAAGTCTGCCTACGCCCCCTATGCCGATCCGGAGGACTACATCCTGCAGTGGACAGATCGGATTTGGGAGCCACGGGGGATGGGGCAGATTCGCGATCACTATCGGCATGACATCCCGGTGCACGGTGCCTACGGCACGATCGTGGGAAACGAACCGATCATCCAGGCATGTCTACAGAAGAACGCCGCATACCCTCACCGGCTGTTCACAGGTGAAGACGTCATCTGGGAGGCCCGCGACGAGGACACCTGGATCAGCTCGCATCGCATCATCAACTGCGGCAAGCAGGAAGGTTTCTGGCAGTACGGTCCGCCGACCTTCAAGCACACCGTCTCGAGGAACATCGCGGTATGTCTGGTGCGCGATGCCATGGTCGCCGAGGAGTGGGTGGTTCGGGACGAGTGGGCCGTGGTGGAGCAGTCCGGGCACGACGTCCAAGCCGTTGGGAGACAGATCGCGTTCTCGCCCAGCATCGGGCTACTCGGTGAGAAAGGGCGTGCCGGCCTGCTCGGCGATGCGCCGTCGAACCCTCTCGTGGAGGGCGTGTCGGGCTGCCGTCCCGAGACTGATTGCGACGAGGATGATTTCGTGGTCGCGATGGTCGATGAGGTCTGGAACCAACATCTGCGAAATCTGGTTCCGGACTACTTCGGTCGCGACATCATCATCGAGACCACCCGTTACCGCACCCATGCCCGAGGCGACGGGTACAAGACCGAACTCGACCACCTGTTCGGTCCGTTTCCGGACGCGCAGGTCCAGATTTATGACGTCGCCTTCAACGAGGACTCGTTCCACGGCACCCGCGTGTCCGTGGTGTGGGTTCTCAACGGGACCTATTCCGGTGTGCCGCAATACGGACCGGTGACAAACAGTCCGGTGGAGATCTTCGGCGTCTCGCATTTCCAATTCCGCGACGGCAAGATTATCAGGGAATGGCGTGTCTACGACGAACTCGCGGTTCTGGCCCAGGTCGCCCGCGCTCGTGGCGATGAACCGACCGGTGTCTAA
- a CDS encoding four-carbon acid sugar kinase family protein: protein MVNTEVAELISLATQMMRDRRRVLVLDDDPTGSQTASGAPVVTDFSPESITWLLRNATPTGFVLTNSRSLDAAATRAMTRDILQTANRAATDLGVDLSFLSRSDSTLRGHFPLDVTLINELVPTGKSRLVVVCPAYPAAGRITRDGLHLVRSGENWVPVGETSFAKDATFGFSSSTLPEWVEERSAGEWRAADVAVISLSDIRRGADHVGRLLRRHASPTGSIPVCVDAETEADLDTIAEALESAEKSGVTTIVQCGPSLARARGGLQHSRRLSPADLARSMDSTSDAHGLVVVGSHVGLTTAQLAKADKLDGIVTIELPSAELIDTDRRSSVIESVIRRCTDALAKSDVVLRTSRAVTTGRDAAESLSIAAQIAEALSTVTRAVITAREPKWIIAKGGITSSDVITKVLRMTRARVLGPILDGIVPVWIDQSRSGPLCVVFPGNVGDPDSLRDVITTLREVSR from the coding sequence ATGGTGAACACCGAGGTTGCGGAGCTCATATCGCTGGCAACGCAGATGATGCGGGATCGTCGCAGAGTCCTGGTGCTCGACGACGATCCGACGGGTTCACAGACCGCCTCGGGCGCGCCCGTGGTCACCGACTTTTCGCCCGAATCGATTACCTGGCTCTTGCGCAACGCAACTCCGACGGGATTTGTACTCACCAACTCTCGTTCACTCGACGCAGCGGCCACCCGCGCCATGACCCGCGACATCCTTCAGACCGCAAACCGTGCCGCCACCGATCTCGGCGTCGACCTGTCGTTCCTCAGTCGGTCGGATTCCACTCTTCGCGGCCACTTTCCACTCGATGTCACACTCATCAACGAGCTCGTTCCCACAGGAAAGTCCCGTCTGGTGGTCGTCTGTCCCGCCTATCCTGCCGCAGGCCGAATCACCCGTGACGGCTTACACCTAGTTCGGTCCGGGGAAAATTGGGTCCCCGTGGGCGAGACCTCTTTCGCGAAGGACGCCACGTTCGGATTCTCGAGTTCGACTCTGCCGGAGTGGGTGGAGGAACGCTCCGCCGGTGAGTGGAGAGCGGCGGACGTCGCCGTCATCTCGCTGTCCGACATACGCCGCGGAGCCGATCACGTCGGACGTCTGCTTCGCCGGCACGCGTCGCCGACCGGCTCGATCCCGGTGTGCGTCGATGCCGAAACAGAAGCAGACCTGGACACGATCGCGGAGGCATTGGAAAGCGCCGAGAAGTCGGGTGTCACGACGATCGTGCAATGCGGCCCCTCACTGGCGCGCGCACGAGGCGGTCTCCAACACAGCCGACGTCTGAGCCCCGCCGACCTCGCTCGTTCGATGGACTCGACGTCGGATGCGCATGGCCTGGTGGTTGTCGGCTCACATGTCGGATTGACCACGGCACAGCTTGCGAAGGCCGACAAGCTCGACGGCATCGTCACCATCGAACTTCCGTCTGCCGAATTGATCGACACTGATCGCAGGTCGTCCGTCATCGAGTCGGTGATACGTCGGTGCACAGACGCGCTGGCGAAGTCCGATGTTGTGTTGCGGACCAGCCGTGCGGTCACCACCGGTCGAGACGCCGCAGAGAGTCTGTCGATCGCGGCTCAGATCGCTGAAGCGCTGAGCACGGTGACACGCGCTGTCATCACGGCGCGTGAGCCGAAGTGGATCATCGCAAAAGGCGGTATCACGTCATCCGACGTCATCACGAAAGTCCTGCGCATGACGCGGGCAAGGGTTCTGGGCCCGATTCTCGACGGGATCGTCCCCGTCTGGATCGACCAATCCCGCTCCGGGCCGCTATGCGTGGTTTTTCCGGGCAATGTCGGAGACCCCGACAGCCTGCGCGACGTCATCACCACCCTGCGCGAAGTGAGTCGATGA
- a CDS encoding class II fructose-bisphosphate aldolase produces MPRFSLTAAIAEGVTHGSIVGAFTCYNLEQLAGVVRAAESTTQSVCLLLAEGAFRSALGPALCRAMVSAAEQATVPIAIQLDHTRDLELMRRALDQGVTAVMADGSTLPYPDNVRLVTDARAIAIRYGASVEAELTHIPGDEDRAVAVATTTGTDVSRAVEFVDQTGADLLAVAIGNVHGAYATPPLLDLTRLSRLRAALHLPLTLHGTSGVPDDQVRSAIVNGIQKINVNTELRRSYLDAAHETTRDELSSANLLAIGARLSAAVEATTAVHLDRCRHRQAQHD; encoded by the coding sequence GTGCCCCGCTTCTCACTGACCGCCGCCATCGCGGAAGGCGTAACGCACGGAAGCATTGTCGGCGCATTCACCTGCTACAACCTCGAACAACTCGCGGGAGTGGTTCGAGCCGCTGAGAGCACCACCCAGTCAGTCTGCCTTCTCCTGGCCGAAGGAGCGTTCCGTTCGGCCCTCGGGCCGGCGCTGTGTCGCGCTATGGTCTCCGCCGCCGAGCAGGCGACCGTGCCTATCGCGATTCAGCTCGACCACACACGCGACCTCGAATTGATGCGGCGGGCCCTGGATCAGGGCGTCACCGCGGTGATGGCGGACGGTTCGACGCTTCCCTATCCGGACAACGTCCGGTTGGTCACGGACGCGCGAGCCATCGCCATCCGCTATGGCGCGTCCGTCGAAGCCGAACTCACGCACATTCCTGGCGACGAAGACCGAGCTGTCGCCGTCGCGACGACCACCGGCACCGATGTGAGCCGTGCCGTCGAATTCGTCGATCAGACCGGAGCAGACCTCCTCGCGGTCGCGATCGGAAACGTCCACGGTGCCTATGCCACCCCTCCTCTGCTCGACCTCACACGACTATCCCGATTGCGCGCGGCGCTGCACCTGCCCCTCACGTTGCACGGGACCTCCGGTGTACCGGACGATCAAGTCCGCAGCGCCATCGTCAATGGTATCCAGAAGATCAACGTCAACACCGAACTCCGCCGGTCCTACCTCGACGCCGCCCATGAAACGACTCGGGACGAACTCAGCTCTGCCAACCTCCTGGCAATCGGCGCTCGCCTCTCCGCGGCCGTGGAGGCGACCACCGCGGTCCATCTCGACCGTTGCCGCCACCGGCAAGCCCAACACGATTGA
- a CDS encoding ester cyclase: MLLSKDVYAPFDTPEEYICGWTDLIWDDFGFGRLPEHYAKDVVVHGAYGIIRGAEDVIANSMVKKSTFPTRVGTAEDVICEPRSDRSFISHHRVFHSGPQAGLGLHGPATLNNSESRNMAICLVRDGLVVEEWVVRDEYRVCTTLGLDPEAVARQLAFSTDPEGLFGTTAPADVVTAGESGTRPDTHSDEAEFIREFIEEVWNNRRLERVPEFTLRDLFLETTRARVRTRPLNYQVDLIQMLAPFPHAEIEVRDIAVSTAPEQGTRVGVLWRLTGAYSGVPLYGPVTNSPIEILGSSQFLLRGGRIIREWRVFDEVAVMAQVARARGDVPRLGDQTPTSSPKHQ, translated from the coding sequence ATGTTGCTCTCCAAGGACGTGTATGCCCCATTCGACACCCCGGAGGAGTACATCTGTGGGTGGACCGACCTGATCTGGGATGACTTCGGGTTCGGTCGACTGCCCGAGCACTATGCGAAAGACGTTGTCGTGCATGGCGCCTACGGAATCATCCGGGGCGCCGAAGACGTGATCGCCAACTCGATGGTGAAGAAGAGTACCTTCCCCACTCGGGTCGGCACCGCCGAAGACGTGATCTGCGAACCCCGCAGCGATCGTTCGTTCATCAGCCACCATCGTGTATTCCACTCCGGCCCTCAGGCCGGACTCGGCCTACACGGTCCTGCGACGCTGAACAATTCGGAATCGCGTAACATGGCGATCTGTCTGGTGCGTGACGGCCTCGTTGTCGAGGAATGGGTGGTCCGGGACGAATACCGCGTCTGCACCACACTTGGCCTCGATCCCGAAGCGGTTGCACGTCAGTTGGCGTTCTCCACCGATCCCGAAGGGCTGTTCGGCACCACGGCGCCTGCGGACGTTGTGACCGCGGGAGAATCGGGCACACGGCCGGACACGCATTCCGACGAGGCCGAGTTCATCCGCGAATTCATTGAGGAAGTGTGGAACAACCGTCGCCTCGAGCGCGTCCCCGAGTTCACGCTGCGCGATCTGTTCCTGGAAACCACCCGAGCGCGGGTCCGCACCCGGCCGCTGAACTATCAGGTCGACCTCATTCAGATGCTCGCGCCGTTCCCGCATGCCGAGATCGAGGTGCGCGACATCGCGGTCAGCACGGCCCCGGAGCAGGGGACCCGGGTCGGAGTCCTGTGGCGCCTCACCGGCGCATACTCGGGCGTGCCCCTCTATGGCCCGGTCACCAACTCTCCGATCGAGATACTCGGATCGTCGCAGTTTCTGCTTCGCGGTGGCCGCATCATCCGCGAATGGCGAGTGTTCGATGAGGTCGCTGTGATGGCGCAGGTCGCCAGGGCCCGCGGCGACGTCCCCCGCCTCGGCGATCAGACGCCTACGTCGAGCCCCAAGCATCAGTAG